A stretch of the Aphis gossypii isolate Hap1 chromosome 2, ASM2018417v2, whole genome shotgun sequence genome encodes the following:
- the LOC114127364 gene encoding G2/mitotic-specific cyclin-B produces MATGIRRDMHLRQDKVYSENNPKAVKDTKSSGIIAPRRPVLNDISSNLQINQNANQKGKITITKPTIQITKPTTRLASNLNRTTTSVTTKVKPSLNTSKTILKVNSGLHENVSNIPKAIVRPKTVGLVKTYRGTLTRSSSLRNKSVVLTESQKKEQEWIAACKVDAVDKSDEYDPFLVGAYSKPIFAYMMTLENQYVIKQDYLANHKYITASNRSVVVDWLVEVQQEFQIMQESLYTAVGILDRYLQENQNVARNKLQLIGATSLLLGCKYEEIYVPEITDFVYLSDNAFTKDEVKSSLVDVFRTINYSLSRPFSLTFLRRFSKVSGARSSQHSLAKYFLELALIDYNLAHVKPSEIAAAGLLLAIVITNDPELDDNPEDINSLLSLYWTDVMQKHSTYKMDELISTVQSLAHLALNAPEWKYKAVYKKYQSAKMGRITTSSLLSSPAMKFIAQTC; encoded by the exons ATGGCAACTGGCATCAGACGTGACATGCACTTG AGACAAGACAAAGTATATTCTGAAAATAATCCAAAAGCAGTTAAAGATACTAAAAGCAGTGGTATTATAGCTCCTAGAAGACCTGTATTAAATGACATAAGCAGTAACTTGCAGATAAATCAAAATGCTAATCAAAAaggaaaaattacaataactaaGCCTACTATCCAAATAACAAAACCTACTACAAGACTTGCTTCTAA TTTAAACCGTACTACCACTTCTGTTACTACAAAAGTAAAACCTTcattaaatacatcaaaaacCATTCTTAAAGTTAATTCTGGTTTACATGAAAATGTGTCTAATATTCCAAAAGCTATCGTCAGACCTAAGACAGTTGGATTGGTTAAGACTTATAGAGGAACTTTAACCAGAAGTTCATCGCTTAGAAACAAATCA gttGTACTGACAGAATCTCAAAAGAAAGAACAAGAATGGATTGCTGCTTGTAAAGTAGATGCTGTTGACAAAAGTGATGAATATGATCCATTTCTGGTTGGAGCATACTCCAAGCCTATTTTTGCATACATGATGACATTGGag aatcaaTATGTCATAAAACAAGATTATCTAGCTAACCACAAATACATAACAGCATCTAACCGTAGTGTTGTTGTTGACTGGCTTGTAGAAGTACAACaagaatttcaaattatgCAAGAATCTCTTTATACAGCTGTTGGAATTCTTGACAGATACTTAcaa gaaaatcaaaatgttgcTCGAAATAAACTTCAATTAATTGGTGCCACAAGTCTACTGCTGGGCTGCAAGTATGAAGAAATATATGTACCCGAGATAACTGACTTTGTCTATTTATCAGACAATGCCTTCACCAAGGATGAAGTAAAATCAAGTTTGGTAGATGTCTTcagaacaattaattattcactGTCTAGACCTTTTTCTTTAACCTTTTTGCGAAGGTTTAGCAAAGTGTCAGgt GCACGATCATCGCAACATTCATTGGCTAAATACTTTCTGGAATTGGCTTTAATTGACTATAATTTAGCACATGTTAAACCATCTGAAATAGCAGCAGCTGGTCTATTGTTAGCAATCGTTATAACTAATGATCCTGAATTAGATGATAACCCTGAagatataaattcattattatctttatattgGACAGATGTAATGCAAAAACACTCGACATACAAAATGGATGAATTGATTTCTACTGTTCAATCGCTTGCTCATTTAGCACTTAATGCCCCAGAATGGAAATACAAG gctgtttacaaaaaataccAGAGTG
- the LOC114127345 gene encoding ras GTPase-activating-like protein IQGAP1 has translation MSLLLSSNKPQDILNPSIIEVDIIRQDNLAYEYLCHLEETKVWLESCLKITLPHVMELEDRLRNGVLLAKLGNFIAPSTVPLSCIYDRDERRYKTAGLQYRHTDNINYWLKSLNVVNLPKIFHPETTDVYDKKNMPKVIYCLHALSTHLFKRGQAPLIQDLYGKVDFSAETITATRKELAENGIELPKFQKIAGLLSENIKGDTLTLQEAIMEINNAILSKDMNYFTKSLCNKAAKLNFINLDYIEKYLAVLRDVKHSKEDSALNKSLSESFEPDTYDDILTQNEIQGYISSVNIDQKWNEMSKANCEDEVISILQSKYLPLIDVQKQNGKYYKSEFHNLSKTINYTTLNTIDKKCFLQQVVNTGNQLAYNHNKQEAAINKLNDTLIIDDMDGFTRVLKDPILNLNHLINEFAIPLYFEELKIDRCDIDQNLSYHDIVQSLQVLNLIADVTKAVLSENIDLTWDRLAKLKKFFPDQELDAGLKLQYWSAFDACRRFKIINKGCFGILSFMNIKDCVNIVHNQLEQNKEVINVLLQLNNALKWKDLNTVKQCITNPALQLEYSVKDKDMQYAYELLLNRRNDSEDEVEIWKDDVEDVLKRVCDEVESIHRSAEWLLSVNLSLVKNEKTKLAQEFLKLVPMIEIEQQEICISLLHLLESKAKYRGPWVTHQTPYGRYVYLNLETLDYSWEKPAYFPTPKYLNMEEIQTTIMNMKKSYQHRKESEELNKFIIQLQANIRGYLVRQEIKNKIKLCSRQELYAIKIQKWWRCILFRRQWSILLKKVRKQLKPFQRVYTSSDVKFIIKLQAIWRGKMVRNHFYHLFHTANPPYKIVKHFARLLNFNLEDYHRELELQNLRGQITQLIRQSNKMSLEADELDTKIGLLIQNRISLQDVINHKLKTNEDINKLQQPNNMQNSISLMSLNKNSKHLLECYQHLFYMLQTKPHYLTKLIFCLPYSVRHISKFLEQILMSVFNAGSNSRDAYFMLKLLTLALKEEIKINCTKASEIKTSNLYILKAIVDQARCFDNQKRLNTIFRTVVEKLIHHRNNLFIDTNPVTIYRTWRNEIETNTGEISDLPSSVDQHTALKYEEVQKRLTHNLEQLQNITEEFLSKILESKPLIPYAILYTARILCETIHELFPDTRENEVYKIIGYFVYNLYMNPVIITPEIYDIFETKIEDGISYRQRHNLASVAKILQYASNKKGYKDEIHLKCMNPFILDCYTKLKLFFNNCTNVDDPEVYYNVNEYTDVTLLTKPTINITLQEIQETHSLLLDNIDQVAPDPYDPIHQLLDELGPSAPTISQLYGSDDDDVIVQRRIATVQVCLTLSDKFEPNTTTASVTKLFIKTKELLIRVLPYLSGHTLPGSLRIDSTLDEESRFADRENKIRASGKSADFEEGTLKEIKAKLRKHLKILEEEGIVSKDDGYQGIITSVAKDICNRNKYRQIQIKELQMFRSTKQRLDEKIKYLVEKIKSYEQYIQTCLDKHNTGQKKQKKSTNRGIQLKSKKSIRYTAAKLREKGVLIEVEGLPDGQFKNAQFEISPTDVHGVFLVKGKFMGVEMETINIDIQDLLKRQFEGATIMDIFGTAKVNVNLLLFLLNKKFYCKH, from the exons ATGTCGTTATTACTTTCcag taaCAAGCCACAGGATATTTTAAATCCAAGTATTATTGAAGTGGATATAATTAGACAAGATAATTTGGCTTATGAATACCTATGTCATTTAGAAGAAACTAAAGT atggtTAGAGTCATGTTTAAAAATCACCTTACCCCATGTTATGGAACTTGAAGACCGTTTACGAAACGGTGTTTTACTAGCTAAACTAGGAAATTTCATTGCTCCTTCAACTGTACCATTATCTTGTATTTATGACCGTGATGAAAGACGTTATAAGACAGCAGGTCTTCAGTATCGTCATAcagataacataaattattggttGAAATCTTTAAATGTTGTGAATCTACCAAAg ataTTCCATCCTGAAACCACTGATGTTtatgataagaaaaatatgccaaaagtaatttattgtctTCATGCTCTGAGTACCCATTTATTCAAACGAGGTCAAGCACCATTAATTCAAGACTTGTATGGAAAAGTTGATTTTTcag ctgAAACAATAACTGCTACAAGAAAAGAATTAGCAGAAAATGGTATAGAACTTCCTAAGTTCCAAAAAATTGCTGGACTTTTATCAGAAAACATAAAGGGAGACACTTTAACATTACAAGAAGCTATCATGGAAATAAATAACGCTATTTTATCTAAG gatatgaattatttcacaaaaagtttatgtaataaagcagcaaaattaaattttataaatttggattacatcgaaaaatatttagctGTCTTACGTGATGTTAAACATTCCAAAGAAGATTCTGCTTTGAATAAG tcATTAAGTGAAAGTTTTGAACCAGACACGTATGATGACATTTTAACTCAAAATGAAATACAGGGATATATATCATCTGTGAATA ttgACCAAAAGTGGAATGAAATGAGTAAAGCAAACTGTGAAGATGAAGTTATCAGTATACTTCAGTCAAAATACTTAcctttaata gaTGTACAAAAGCAAAAtggtaaatactataaatcagAATTTCATAATCtatcaaaaactattaattatacaactttaaatacaattgaCAAGAAATGTTTTCTTCAACAAGTTGTTAATACGGGAAATCAATTAGCATATAATCATAACAAAC aggAAGCtgctataaacaaattaaatgacacattaattattgatgataTGGATGGTTTTACACGTGTTCTTAAAGATCCTATATTAAACTTGAATCAcctcattaatgaatttgctATTCCTTTGTATTTCGAAGAATTGAAGATTGATCGATGTGATATTGAT caaAACCTAAGTTACCATGATATTGTACAGAGTTTGCAGGTATTAAATCTAATAGCTGATGTTACAAAGGCTGTTCTTTCCGAAAATATTGACTTAACATGGGATCGACTtgcaaaattaaagaaattttttcca gaTCAAGAACTTGATGCAGGATTAAAATTACAGTACTGGAGTGCCTTTGATGCATGTagacgatttaaaattataaataaaggaTGCTTtggaatattatcatttatgaatattaaagatTGTGTAAATATTGTCCATAATCAACTAGAACAAAACAAAGaag TTATTAATGTCCTACTACAACTTAACAATGCATTAAAGTGGAAAGACTTGAACACAGTAAAGCAATGCATCACAAATCCAGCATTGCAATTAGAATACTCAGTTAAAGATAAAGATATGCAGTATGCATATGAATTATTActg aaTCGGCGAAATGATTCTGAGGATGAAGTTGAAATATGGAAAGATGATGTTGAAGATGTCTTAAAAAGAGTGTGTGATGAAGTTGAGAGTATTCATAGAA GTGCTGAATGGCTTTTATctgtaaatttatcattagttAAGAATGAAAAAACCAAATTAGCACAAGAGTTTCTTAAACTTGTTCCAATGATTGAAATTGAACAACAGGAAATTTGTATTTCGTTATTACATCTACTTGAGTCAAAA gcaAAATATAGAGGTCCTTGGGTCACACACCAAACACCATATGGTcgatatgtttatttaaacctTGAAACTTTAGATTATTCATGGGAAAAACCAGCTTATTTTCCAACAcccaagtatttaaatatggaagaaattcaa actacaataatgaatatgaaaaaaagttatcaGCATCGAAAAGAGTctgaagaattaaataaatttattattcaactcCAAGCTAATATTCGTGGATATCTAGTTAGgcaagaaataaaaaacaagatTAAGTTATGTTCAAGACAAGAGCTATatgctataaaaatacaa aaatgGTGGCGATGTATTTTATTCCGAAGACAATGgtcaattttattgaaaaaagttaGGAAGCAATTGAAACCTTTTCAACGTGTTTATACAAGTAGTGAT gttaaatttataataaaattacaagcaATTTGGAGAGGTAAAATGGTTCgcaatcatttttatcatttatttcatacaGCTAATCCTCCTTATAAGATTGTTAAGCATTTTGCTCGTTTActgaattttaatttggaaGATTATCATCGGGAATTGGAATTACAA AATCTCCGTGGACAAATTACTCAACTTATACGTCAGAGCAACAAAATGTCTCTTGAAGCTGATGAGTTAGATACAAAAATTGGTTTACTTATTCAAAATAGAATTTCATTACAG GATGTCATTAATCATAAACTGAAAACTAATGaagacattaataaattacaacaaccaaataatatgcaaaattcTATTAGCTTAatgtctttaaataaaaatagtaaacatcTCTTGGAATGTTATCagcatttgttttatatgctTCAAACAAAACCACATTATCTTactaaacttatattttgtttgccaTATTCAGTTCGTCATATTTCTAA atttttaGAACAAATTCTTATGTCAGTTTTTAATGCTGGTAGTAATAGTCGTGATGCATATTTTATGCTAAAGCTGTTAACATTAGCTTTAaaagaagaaattaaaattaattgtactaAGGCATCAGAAATTAAAACTtcaaatctatatatattaaaagcaATTGTTGATCAGGCCAGATGTTTTGATAATCAAAAACGTTTAAATACAATCTTTAGAACTGTAGTTGAGaag ctgATACACCATagaaataatctatttattgaCACAAACCCAGTGACAATCTACAGGACTTGGCGTAATGAAATAGAGACCAACACTGGAGAAATATC agatCTACCTAGCTCTGTAGATCAACATActgcattaaaatatgaagaaGTTCAAAAAAGATTAACTCATAATTTGGAACAGCTACAAAACATAACTGaagaatttttaagcaaaattcTTGAATCCAAACCTTTAATACCTTatgccatattatatacagctcGGATATTATGTGAAACCATACATGAATTATTTCCTGATACTAGAGAAAATGAAGTTTATAAA ataATTGGCtactttgtttataatttatacatgaaTCCAGTTATCATAACACctgaaatatatgatatatttgaaacaaaaattgaagATGGAATAAGTTATCGACAACGGCATAATTTAGCTAGTGtagcaaaaatattacaatatgcttctaataaaaaagga tataaagaTGAAatccatttaaaatgtatgaatccATTTATACTTGACTgttacacaaaattaaaactgtttttcaACAATTGTACTAATGTTGATGATCCTgaagtgtattataatgtaaatgaaTATACAGACGTAACACTTCTTACTAAACcaacaataaacataacattacaG gaaaTACAAGAAACACATTCTTTATTGCTAGATAATATTGATCAAGTTGCACCTGATCCTTATGATCCAATTCATCAATTACTTGATGAATTGGGACCTTCTGCACCAACGATTTCACAACTTTATGGAT ctgatgatgatgatgttaTTGTTCAAAGACGCATTGCTACAGTTCAAGTTTGTTTAACGTTATCTGACAAATTTGAACCTAACACAACAACAGCTTCTGTgactaaattattcattaa gACAAAGGAGTTATTGATAAGAGTACTTCCATATTTAAGTGGGCATACTTTACCAGGGTCTTTAAGGATTGATTCAACTCTAGATGAAGAAAGTCGTTTTGCTGAcagagaaaacaaaataagagcTTCTGGGAAAAGTGCAGATTTTGAAGA agggacattaaaagaaattaaagcaaaattaagaaaacatttgaaaatcttAGAAGAAGAAGGTATTGTATCAAAAGATGATGGATACCAAGGTATAATTACATCAGTGGCTAAAGATATTTGTAATCGAAATAAGTATCGCCAAATACAAATTAAG gaATTGCAAATGTTTAGATCAACGAAACAGAGAttagatgaaaaaataaaatatttagttgaaaaaataaagtcaTATGAGCAGTACATACAAACTTGTTTAGATAAACATAACActggtcaaaa aaaacaaaaaaaatcaactaataGAGGTATACAGTTGAAGTCAAAGAAAAGTATTCGATATACTGCTGCAAAATTACGAGAAAAAGGAGTTCTAATTGAAGTAGAAGGACTTCCAGATGGACAGTTTAAAAATGCTCAATTTGAAATTAGTCCAACTGATGTGCACGGTGTGTTTTTAGTGAAAGGAAAATTTATGGGAGTAGAAATggaaactattaatatagatattcag GATTTGTTAAAACGTCAATTTGAAGGAGCAACAATAATGGATATTTTTGGTACTGCCAAAgtcaatgttaatttattattatttttactaaataagaaattttactgtaaacattaa
- the LOC114127339 gene encoding uncharacterized protein LOC114127339: MKTNIVLVIIFMLNTNCLCQFYAFDDDVPSLSEADERIINLTMLTKNVLEHYQNPDPVGLPEAIVPPYSDPEPIPDNESPLWSMHNSTMRGHSKFRLKKLYVNLVDLQLEFGISIDTLVVVGNYSYWKMYEGYYNVTLIQLHIDGHLSLKVSESGHLETNNLNMNMNYESLHMDTDKINIPFYDTFVNSFTNFVVQTIKPIIMKLINVMIKEELNQKMKHFKRFPNTIPPVDLLIAESRQQIKSMGYDPWRVEDLINAVNFNIFSLDVNEIWISGLSSIYRLGDIHISIQNQTIISVVHIGTQELKGHCQWKIGAAGVLKTTGVLSFSIDYIQLEANVTQPMDTRLAPFLNEFGLSVGNIQLRMDGAGTIDYLAEALVNIFPNILRNKIVDAMELPIKKRIQDFLDKVDVQEKIEQRIPPIIDKMMEHNITDIFKENEILHEDINIVSKEDF, translated from the exons atgaaaacaaatattgttttagttataatttttatgttaaataccaATTGTTTATGTCAAT TCTATGCATTTGATGATGATGTGCCTTCACTGTCAGAAGCTGATGaacgaattataaatttgaccaTGTTGACGAAAAATGTTCTAGAACATTACCAAAATCCAGATCCTGTAGGATTGCCTGAAGCTATAGTACCACCATATTCAGATCCTGAACCAATACCTGATAATGAAAGCCCTTTGTGGAGTATGCATAATTCAACAATGAGGGGACATTCAAAATTtagactaaaaaaattatacgtaaaTTTGGTCGATTTACAG ttggaATTTGGAATTTCAATTGATACATTAGTGGTAGTAggtaattattcttattggAAAATGTATGAAGGATATTACAATGTAACGCTCATACAACTTCATATTGATGGTCATTTGAGCTTAAAAGTAAGTGAATCAGGACACTTGGAgactaataatttgaatatgaaTATGAACTATGAGAGTTTACACATGGatacagataaaataaatataccattttatgatacatttgttaatagttttacaaattttgttGTTCAAACTATTAAGCCCATCATTATGAAACTAATTAATGTAATGATAAAAGAAGAActtaatcaaaaaatgaaacattttaaacgttttcCAAATACAATACCTCCCGTAGACTTACTGATAGCTGAGAGTCgtcaacaaataaaatcaatgggATATGATCCATGGCGCGtagaagatttaataaatgcagtaaatttcaatatatttagtttggaTGTCAATGAAATTTGGATATCCGGCCTATCAAGTATATATAGATTAGGAGATATTCACATAAGTATACAGAATCAAACAATTATATCAGTCGTACATATAGGAACTCAGGAACTTAAAGGACATTGTCAGTGGAAAATTGGAGCAGCAGGAGTATTAAAAACTACAGGTGTCTTAAGTTTTTCAATTGATTATATACAACTTGAGGCCAATGTGACTCAACCAATGGACACAAGATTAGCtccatttttaaatgagttCGGTTTATCTGTAGGAAATATTCAATTGCGGATGGATGGAGCAGGTACAATTGATTATTTAGCTGAAGCACTTGTCAATATTTTTCCCAATATTTTAAGGAATAAAATTGTAGATGCAATGGAACttcctattaaaaaaagaatacagGACTTTTTAGATAAAGTTGACGTGCaagaaaaaattgaacaaagAATTCCACCAATAATAGACAAAATGatggaacataatattacagacATATTTAAAGAGAATGAGATATTACAtgaagatattaatattgttagtaaGGAAGATTTTTGA